TTGCAGCGGCAAGATCAATTAGTCGAGGCGGCAGAACGGGATTTTGGTACTCGGAGTCGATTCGATACCGTGATTGCAGACATCATGCCTTGCATTAATTCGATTGATTATATCGCGAAGCACCTGCGCAGATGGAGCAAAGTGCAGCATCGTTCACCCGGTGCGCAGTGGCTACCATCTAAGGCAAAAATTGAGATTGTGCCAAAAGGAGTCGTGGGCGTGATAGCCCCGTGGAATTATCCAATTCAGCTGGCGATTGTTCCCGTTATTACTGCCCTTGCCGCTGGAAACAAAGTTATGCTCAAATTGAGCGAGTTCACTCCTAAGGTGAATGCGATGATAAGAGCCATTTTTAAAGGATTGGACAATGAAGTGTGCGTCATTGAAGGTGGACCTGATATTGCCTCGACTTTTACTGAGCAGCCATTCGATCACTTGCTATTTACAGGCTCAACAGCCGTTGGCAAAAAGGTGATGGCGGCGGCGGCTAAAAATCTCACGCCAGTCACCTTAGAGTTAGGAGGAAAATCACCGGTTATTGTGCTTGATGACGCCGATATCAGCGCCGCTGCGATGAGCGTATTAATGGGGAAGCTCTCTAATTCAGGTCAAATCTGTGTTGCACCAGATTATGTATTAGTGCACGAAGAAAAATACGATGCATTTATTGCTGAGCTGAAACAGCACTACGAAAAAACATATAAAACAAAAGTTGGTGTAAAAAACCAAACTTCAATTATTAATGACAGGCAATTTCAGCGCTTAAACGACATTATTATTGATGCCAAAAATAAAGGTGCGAGTGTATGGCAAGCTGAGCCAGCACGCGACAATCGTCAGCTCCCACTGCATATCATTACCCATGTCAACAAAAGCATGAGGGTGATGCAAGAGGAGTTATTTGGAACGATTTTGCCCATTCTAAAAATATCCAACT
The sequence above is a segment of the Pseudoalteromonas piscicida genome. Coding sequences within it:
- a CDS encoding coniferyl aldehyde dehydrogenase, with product MIEDNTSTLIATFTQLKSRFNQDPYPALEKRLRLLTEIKSRMLQRQDQLVEAAERDFGTRSRFDTVIADIMPCINSIDYIAKHLRRWSKVQHRSPGAQWLPSKAKIEIVPKGVVGVIAPWNYPIQLAIVPVITALAAGNKVMLKLSEFTPKVNAMIRAIFKGLDNEVCVIEGGPDIASTFTEQPFDHLLFTGSTAVGKKVMAAAAKNLTPVTLELGGKSPVIVLDDADISAAAMSVLMGKLSNSGQICVAPDYVLVHEEKYDAFIAELKQHYEKTYKTKVGVKNQTSIINDRQFQRLNDIIIDAKNKGASVWQAEPARDNRQLPLHIITHVNKSMRVMQEELFGTILPILKISNLNDAISYIRADTTPLASYLFTQSQVAMNKVSKELATGTLAINETIVHVVVESLPFGGLGHSGMGQYHGEEGFYTFSHKKPILQSNNTKWRNKMLLSHSKLLTKPLEWLFLRKK